The Sebastes umbrosus isolate fSebUmb1 chromosome 4, fSebUmb1.pri, whole genome shotgun sequence genome has a window encoding:
- the LOC119487433 gene encoding zona pellucida sperm-binding protein 4-like: MAKHRSVSALVALALLWCLVGTEVEAQDSWQKPAAPSMSKGAPPRQAPQVLPRPQVPQALPYPEAPQVLPRPQWPQALPYPEAPQVLPRPQVPQALPYPEAPQVLPRPQAPKVLPRPQVPQALPRPQVPQALPYPEAPQVLPRPQWPQALPYPEAPQVLPRPQAPQVLPRPQAPQVLPRPQVPQALPRPQAPQVLPRPQVPQALPHPQAPQVLPRPQVPQALPYPQAPQVLPRPQVPQVLPHPQVPHALPYPQSPQVLSRPQAPQQSSFRSCEVIERQKIPCGGSDISAAACEAISCCFDGQRCYFGKAVTVQCTKDGQFIVVVARDATLPNIDLESIVLMGQGDGCTHVDSNSDFAIYNFPVTACGSVVMEEPGVIIYENRMTCSYEVGVGPLGIITRDSQYQLLFQCRYFGTSVETVVVEVLSLSDSPPIAALGPIRVHLRLANGQCNTKGCNEVDAAYSSFYTEADYPVSKVLRDPVYVEVQLSGKTDPNLVLTLGRCWTTTSPNPHSLPQWDILTDGCPYRDDRYLSSLVTIGSSSGLDFPGHCRRFLFKMFTFVDPSSMGHQSQQVYIHCSTAVCSAAAGQSCEPSCLRRRKRDAKAADQKAEPRVVASVGPVIMSPEQ, encoded by the exons ATGGCAAAGCACCGGAGTGTCTCCGCTTTAGTGGCACTAGCACTGCTATGGTGCTTAGTTGGGACAGAAGTAGAAGCTCAGGACTCATGGCAGAAGCCTGCAGCACCATCAATGTCAAAGGGCGCTCCACCTCGTCAGGCACCACAGGTCCTTCCACGTCCTCAAGTGCCACAGGCTCTTCCATATCCTGAAGCGCCACAGGTCCTTCCACGTCCTCAATGGCCACAGGCTCTTCCATATCCTGAAGCACCTCAGGTCCTTCCACGTCCTCAAGTGCCACAGGCTCTTCCATATCCTGAAGCACCACAGGTCCTTCCACGTCCTCAAGCGCCAAAGGTTCTTCCACGTCCTCAAGTGCCACAGGCTCTTCCACGTCCTCAAGTGCCACAGGCTCTTCCATATCCTGAAGCACCTCAGGTCCTTCCACGTCCTCAATGGCCACAGGCTCTTCCATATCCTGAAGCACCTCAGGTCCTTCCACGTCCTCAAGCGCCACAGGTCCTTCCACGTCCTCAAGCGCCACAGGTCCTTCCACGTCCTCAAGTGCCACAGGCTCTTCCACGTCCTCAAGCGCCACAGGTCCTTCCACGTCCTCAAGTGCCACAGGCTCTTCCACATCCTCAAGCGCCACAGGTCCTTCCACGTCCTCAAGTGCCACAGGCTCTTCCATATCCTCAAGCGCCACAGGTCCTTCCACGTCCTCAAGTGCCTCAGGTCCTTCCACATCCTCAAGTGCCACATGCTCTTCCATATCCTCAATCACCACAGGTCCTTTCACGTCCTCAAGCGCCTCAG CAGTCTTCTTTCCGGAGTTGTGAGGTGATAGAGAGGCAGAAGATCCCATGTGGAGGTTCTGATATCTCCGCTGCTGCATGTGAAGCGATCAGCTGCTGCTTCGATGGCCAACGGTGCTACTTTGGAAAAGCAG TGACCGTCCAGTGCACCAAGGATGGCCAGTTCATCGTGGTCGTGGCCAGAGACGCCACTCTGCCCAACATCGACCTGGAGTCCATCGTCCTGATGGGACAAGGTGACGGCTGCACACATGTTGACTCTAACTCAGACTTTGCCATCTACAACTTCCCTGTCACTGCCTGTGGCTCCGTTGTTATG GAGGAGCCTGGTGTTATAATCTATGAGAACAGGATGACCTGCTCATATGAAGTGGGAGTTGGGCCTCTTGGAATCATCACCAGGGACAGCCAGTATCA GTTACTCTTCCAGTGTCGGTACTTCGGCACTTCTGTTGAAACTGTGGTAGTAGAAGTATTATCGTTATCAGATTCTCCTCCGATCGCTGCTCTGGGACCCATCAGAGTTCACCTGAGGTTGGCTAACGGACAATGCAACACAAAGGGTTGTAATGAAG TGGATGCGGCCTACAGCTCTTTCTATACGGAGGCTGACTATCCTGTGAGCAAAGTGCTGAGGGACCCCGTCTACGTGGAGGTTCAACTTTCTGGCAAGACGGATCCCAACCTCGTCCTGACTCTCGGTCGCTGTTGGACAACCACGAGCCCCAACCCTCACAGTCTGCCCCAGTGGGACATCCTGACCGACGG GTGTCCATACAGGGACGACCGCTACCTGTCCTCACTGGTTACGATCGGTTCCTCCTCTGGTCTGGACTTCCCGGGTCACTGCAGGCGTTTCCTCTTCAAAATGTTTACCTTTGTGGACCCCAGTTCGATGGGACACCAGAGTCAACAG